AGTACCATGTTAAAGGACCATGTTTTGAGGATCATGGATCAGTACCATGTTAAGGTCCATGTTTTCAGGATCATGGATCAGTACCATGTTTTGAGGATCATGGATCAGTACCATGTTAAAGGACCATGTTTTTCAGGATCATGGATCAGTACCATGTTAAGGTCCATGTTTTCAGGATCATGGATCAGTACCATGTTAAGGTCCATGTTTTTCAGGATCATTGATCAGTACCATGTTAAAGTACCATGTTTTCAGGATCAAAAACCAGTACCATGTTTTCAGGATCATGGATCAGTACCATGTTAAAGGACCATGTTTTGAGGATCATGGATCAGTACCATGTTACGGTACATGTTTTTCAAGATCATGGATCAGTACCATGTTTTTCAGGATCATGGATCAGTACCATGTTTTCAGGATCATGGATCAGTACCATGTTTTGAGGATCATGGATCAGTACCATGTTAAAGTACCATGTTTTCAGGATCATGGATCAGTACCATGTTAATGTACTATGTTTTGAGGATCATGGATCAGTACCATGTTAAAGGACCATGTTTTCCGGATCATGGATCAGTACCATGTTAATGTACTATGTTTTGAGGATCATGGATCAGTACGATGTTAAAGGACCATGTTTTGAGGATCAGTACCATGTTAAAGGACCATGTTTTCAGGATCATGGATCAGTACCATGTTAAAGGACCATGTTTTGAGGATCATGGATCAGTACCATGTTAAAGTACCATGTTTTCAGGATCAAGGATCAGTACCATGTTAAGGTCCATGTTTTCAGGATCATGGATCAGTAACATGTTAAAGTGCCATGTTTTGAGGATCATGGATCAGTACTATGTTAAAGGACCATGTTTTCAGGATCATGGATCAGTACCATGTTAAGGTACATGTTTTTCAGGATCATGGATCAGTAACATGTTAAAGTACCATGTTTTGAGGATCATGGATCAGTACTATGTTAAAGGACCATGTTTTCAGGATCATGGATCAGTACCATGTTAAAGGACCATGTTTTTCAGGATCATGGATCAGTACTATGTTAAAGGACCATGTTTTCAGGATCAGTACCATGTTAAAGGACCATGTTTTTTGAGGATCATGGATCAGTACTATGTTAAGGTCCATGTTTTCAGGATTATGGATCAGTAACATGTTAAAGTACCATGTTTTGAGGATCATGGATCAGTACCATGTTAAAGTCCATGTTTTTCAGAATCATGAACCAGTACCATGTTTTCAGGATCATGGATCAGTACCATGTTAAAGGACCATGTTTTGAGGATCATGGATCAGTACCATGTTACGGTCCATGTTTTTCAAGATCATGGATCAGTACCATGTTTTCAGGATCATGGATCAGTACCATGTTTTGAGGATCATGGATCAGTAACATGTTACGGTCCATGTTTTTCAGGATCATGGATCAGTACCATGTTAAAGGACCATATTTTCAGGATCATGGATCAGTACTATGTTAAAGGACCATGTTTTCAGGATCATGGATCAGTACCATGTTAAGGTCCATGTTTTTCAGGATCATGGATCACTACCATGTTAAAGGACCATGTTTTTCAGGATCATGGATCAGTACTATGTTAAGGTCCATGTTTTCAGGATCATGGATCAGTAACATGTTAAAGGACCATGTTTTTCAGGATCATGGATCAGTACTATGTTAAGGTCCATGTTTTGAGGATCATGGATCAGTACCATGTTAAGGACCATGTTTTCAGGATCAGTACCATGTTAAAGGACCATGTTTTGAGGATCATGGATCAGTACCATGTTAAAGGACCATGTTTTTGAGGATCATGGATCAGTACCATGTTAAGGACCATGTTTTCAGGATCATGGATCAGTACCATGTTAAGGTCCATGTTTTGAGGATCATGGATCAGTACCATGTTAAGAAACATGTTTTTCAGGATCATGGATCAGTACCATGTTTTCAGAATCATGGATCAGTACCATGTTAAAGGACCATGTTTTCAGGATCATGGATCAGTACCATGTTAAGGTCCATGTTTTCAGGATCATGGATCAGTACCATGTTAAGGTCCATGTTTTGAGGATCATGGATCAGTACCATGTTAAAGTCCATGTTTTTCAGGATCATGGATCAGTACCATGTTAAGAAACATGTTTTGAGGATCATGGATCAGTACCATGTTAAAGTGGTAATTTGCTGGTTTGATGATTCTCTTATTTCCCCACAATATTCTTAATTCACCTTTTGTTTGGCACAATGCTCTTCTTATTTGCACCATGTGTTTTACATGGTAGTCTTTATTATTATAACTGTCTTTATGGTGGTCTTTATTATTGTGACTGTCTTTATGGTGGTCTTTATTATTGTGCCTGTCTTTATGGTAGCCTTTATTGTGACTGTCTTTATGGTAGTCTTCATTACAACTGTCTTTATGGTAGTCTTTACTATTGTGACTGTCTTTATGGTAGTCTTTACTATAACTGTCTTTATGGTAGTCTTTACTATAACTGTCTTTATGGTGGCCTTTATTATTGTGACTGTCTTTATGGTAATCTTTATTATTGTGACTGTATTTATGGTAATCTTTATTATGGTGACTGTCTTTATGGTAGTCTTTATTATTGTGACTGTCTTTATGGTAGTCTTTACTATAACTGTCTTTATGGTGGTCTTTATTATTGTGACTGTCTTTATGGTAGTCTTTATTATTGTGACTGTATTTATGGTAATCTTTATTATTGTGACTGTATTTATGGTAATCTTTATTATGGTGACTGTCTTTATGGTAGTCTTTATTATTGTGACTGTCTTTATGGTAGTCTTTACTATAACTGTCTTTATGGTGGTCTTTATTATTGTGACTGTCTTTATGGTAGTCTTTATTATTGTGACTGTATTTATGGTAATCTTTATTATTGTGACTGTATTTATGGTAATCATTATTATGGTGACTGTCTTTATGGTAATCTTTATTATGGTGACTGTCTTTATGGTAGTCTTTACTATAACTGTCTTTATGGTGGTCTTTATTATTGTGACTGTCTTTATGGTGGTCTTTATTATTGTGACTGTATTTATGGTAATCTTTATTATTGTGACTGTATTTATGGTAGTCTTTATTATGGTGACTGTCTTTATGGTAATCTTTATTATGGTGACTGTCTTTATGGTAATCTTTATTATGGTGACTGTCTTTATGGTGGTCTTTATTATTGTGACTGTCTTTATGGTAATCTTTATTATGGTGACTGTCTTTATGGTAATCTTTATTATGGTGACTGTCTTCATGGTAGTCTTCATTATTGTGACTGTCTTTATGGTAGTCTTTATTATAACAGTCTTTATGGTAGTCTTTATTATGACAGTCTTTATGGTAGTCTTTATTATGACAGTCTTTATGGTGGTCTTCATTATGACAGTCTTTATGGTGGTCTTTATTATTGTGCCTGTCTTTAtggtagtcaatcaatcaatcaatcaattttattttatatagcccttcgtacatcagataatatctcgaagtgctgtacagaaacccagcctaaaaccccaaacagctagaatgcaggtgtagaagcacggtggctaggaaaaactccctagaaaggccaaaacctaggaagaaacctagagaggaaccaggctatgaggggtggccagtcctcttctggctgtgccgggtggagattataacagaactatgccaagatgttcaaaaatgttcataagtgacaagcatggtcaaataataatcatgaataattttcagttggcttttcatagctgatcattaagagttgaaaaacaacaggtctgggacaggtggcggttccataaccgcaggcagaacagctgaaactggaatagcagcaaggccaggcggactggggacagcaaggagtcaccacgggcggcagtcccgacgcatggtcctagggcccaggtcctccgagagaaagaaagagagaaggagaaaattagagagagccaagattttcaaaatgttcataaatgacaagcatggtcaaataataatcaggaataaatctcagttggcttttcatagccgatcattaagagttgaaaacagcaggtctgggacaggtaggggttccataaccgcaggcagaagagttgaaactggaatagcagcaaggccaggcggactgggggcagcaaggagtcaccacggccggtagtcccgacgtatggtcctagggctcaggtcctccgagagaaagagagaaggagaaaattagagagagccaagattttcaaaatgttcataaatgacaagcatggtcaaataataatcaggaataaatctcagttggcttttcatagccgatcattaagagttgaaaacagcaggtctgggacaggtaggagtttcgtaaccgcaggcagaaacagttgaaactggaatagcagcaaggccgggcggactggggacagcaaggtgtcagcatgcccggtagtcctgacgtatggtcctagggctcaggttctcagagagaaagagagaacgagagaattagagggagcatacttaaattcacacaggacactggataagacaggagaagtactccaggtataaccaactgaccctagccccccgacacataaactactgcagcataaatactggaggctgagacaggagcggtcaggagacactgtggccccatccgaagaaacccccggacagggccaaacaggaaggatataaccccacccactctgccaaagcacagcccccacaccactagagggatatcctcaaccaccaacttacaatcctgagacaaggccgagtatagcccacaaaggtctccaccacagcacaaccaagggggggcgccaacccagacaggaagttcacgtcagtaactcaacccactcaagtgacgcacccctcctagggacggcatgaaagagcaccagcaagccagtgactcagccccagtaacagggttagaggcagagaatcccagtggagagaggggaaccggccctggagagacagcaagggcggttcgttgctccagagcctttccgttcaccttcacactcctgggccagactacactcaatcatatgacctactgaagagataagtcttcagtaaagacttaaaggttgagaccgagtctgcgtctctcacatgggtaggcagactgttccataaaaatggagatctataggagaaagccctgcctccagctgtttgcttagaaattttagggacaattaggaggcctgcgtcttgtgaccgtagcgtacgtgtaggtatgtacggcaggaccaactcggaaagataggtaggagcaagcccatgtaacgctttataggttaacagtaaaaccttgaaatcagcccttgccttaacgggaagccagtgtagggaagctagcactggagtaatatgatcaaatttcttggttctagtcaggattctagcagccgtatttagcactaactgaagtttatttagtgctttatccgggtagccggaaagtagagcattgcagtagtctaacctagaagtaacaaatgcatggattaatttttctgcatcatttttggacagaaaatttctgatttttgcaatgttacgtagatggaaaaaagctgtccttgaaacagtcttgatatgttcgtcaaaagagagatcagggtcaagagtaacgccgaggtccttcacagttttatttgagacgactttacaaccatcaagatgaattgtcagatttaacagaagatctctttgtttcttgggacctagaacaagcatctctgttttgtccgagtttaaaagtagaaagttttcagccatccacttccttatgtctgaaacacaggcttctagcgagggcaattttggggcttcaccatgtttcattgaaatgtacagctgtgtgtcatccgcatagcagtgaaagttaacattatgttttcgaataacatccccaagaggtaaaatatatagtgaaaacaatagtggtcctaaaacggaaccttgaggaacaccgaaatgtacagttgatttgtcagaggacagaccattcacagagacaaactgatatctttccgacaggtaagatctaaaccaggccagaacttgtccgtgtagaccaatttgggtttccagtctctccaaaagaatgtggtgatcgatggtgtcaaaggcagcactaaggtctagtagcacgaggacagatgcagagcctcggtctgacgccattaaaaggtcatttaccaccttcacaagtgcagtctcagtgctatgatggggtctaaaaccagactgaagcatttcgtatacattgtttgtcttcagaaaggcagtgagttgctgcgcaacagctttttctaaaatatttgagaggaatggaagattcgatataggccgatagttttttatattttccgggtcaaggtttggctttttcaagagaggctttatcactgccacttttagtgagtttggtacacatccggtggatagagagctgtttattatgttcaacataggagggccaagcacaggaagcagctccttcagcagtttagtaggaataggatccagtatgcagcttgaaggtttagaggccatgattattttcatcattgtgtcaagagatatagtactaaaacacttaagtgtctctcccgatcccaggccctcgcagagctgtgcagatccaggacagctaagccctggaggaatacgcagattcaaagaggagtccgtaatttgctttctaatggtcatgatct
The DNA window shown above is from Salvelinus fontinalis isolate EN_2023a chromosome 40, ASM2944872v1, whole genome shotgun sequence and carries:
- the LOC129840000 gene encoding uncharacterized protein LOC129840000, with the translated sequence MKTTIKTVIIKTTIKTVIIKTTIKTVIIKTTIKTVTIMKTTMKTVTIIKITIKTVTIIKITIKTVTIIKTTIKTVTIIKITIKTVTIIKITIKTVTIIKTTINTVTIIKITINTVTIIKTTIKTVTIIKTTIKTVIVKTTIKTVTIIKITIKTVTIIMITINTVTIIKITINTVTIIKTTIKTVTIIKTTIKTVIVKTTIKTVTIIKTTIKTVTIIKITINTVTIIKITINTVTIIKTTIKTVTIIKTTIKTVIVKTTIKTVTIIKTTIKTVTIIKITINTVTIIKITIKTVTIIKATIKTVIVKTTIKTVIVKTTIKTVTIVKTTIKTVVMKTTIKTVTIKATIKTGTIIKTTIKTVTIIKTTIKTVIIIKTTM